In Geminocystis sp. NIES-3708, a single window of DNA contains:
- a CDS encoding ABC transporter permease, whose protein sequence is MNWWRKLNKNPLAKLGAITLILFYMIVIAADFIAPYNPYSAQENGSLLPPTTIYWRTPQNQFIGPHVYPTTQGKTDLETGDRLLEIDYTKPSPLGLFVKGEPYQFLQIKLPFPPQFKEKEIFSGFKLNRHLFGTIGEGKINLLGTDEQGRDQLSRLLHGGRISLFIGLIGILISFPLGMIIGGIAGYYGGILDNILMRLVEVLMTIPGIYLLVALAAILPPSLSSAQRFLLIVLITSLIGWSGLARVIRGQVLTIKEQEFVQSAKAIGASSFQIIIKHILPQTATYIIISATLSIPSFIIAESVLSLIGLGIQQPDPSWGNLLSLGTNASVLVLQPWLIFPPAILIILTVLSFNLLGDGLRDALDPKTINN, encoded by the coding sequence ATGAATTGGTGGCGTAAACTCAATAAAAATCCTTTGGCAAAATTAGGAGCTATTACACTAATACTTTTCTACATGATAGTTATAGCGGCAGATTTTATCGCACCCTATAATCCTTATTCTGCTCAAGAAAACGGTTCTTTATTGCCACCAACAACTATTTATTGGCGTACTCCACAAAACCAATTTATTGGTCCTCATGTTTATCCTACCACTCAAGGTAAAACAGATTTAGAAACAGGCGATCGCTTATTAGAAATTGATTATACAAAACCATCACCACTAGGCTTATTTGTTAAAGGTGAACCGTATCAATTTTTACAGATAAAATTACCTTTTCCTCCTCAATTTAAGGAAAAAGAAATATTTTCTGGTTTTAAATTAAATAGACATTTATTCGGTACGATAGGGGAAGGGAAAATCAATCTTTTAGGCACAGATGAACAAGGAAGAGATCAACTAAGTAGATTATTACATGGGGGTAGAATTAGCCTTTTTATTGGCTTAATTGGAATTTTAATTTCTTTTCCTCTTGGTATGATAATTGGAGGTATTGCTGGCTATTATGGAGGCATTTTAGATAATATTTTAATGCGACTGGTGGAGGTTTTAATGACCATTCCGGGTATTTATTTATTAGTAGCATTAGCGGCTATTTTACCTCCTAGCTTAAGCAGTGCTCAACGATTTTTATTAATTGTTTTAATTACTTCTTTAATTGGTTGGTCAGGATTAGCTAGAGTCATTAGAGGACAAGTTTTAACCATAAAAGAGCAAGAATTTGTACAATCAGCTAAAGCAATTGGAGCAAGTTCATTTCAAATTATTATCAAACATATTCTACCTCAAACTGCTACTTATATTATTATTTCTGCAACCTTATCTATTCCTAGTTTTATCATTGCTGAATCAGTTTTAAGTTTAATTGGTTTAGGTATTCAACAACCAGATCCTAGTTGGGGTAATTTATTATCATTGGGGACTAACGCATCAGTATTAGTTTTACAACCTTGGTTAATTTTTCCTCCTGCAATTTTAATTATTTTAACAGTTTTATCTTTTAATTTATTGGGGGATGGTTTAAGAGATGCTCTTGATCCAAAAACTATTAATAATTAA
- a CDS encoding PRC-barrel domain-containing protein has translation MTNADNRLRNEFLNTQVITRTTGKRLGIVREVLVDIDRREVVALGLRDNRLAMSGIPKYMYLNSVIQTGDVILVEDENIIEDVDIDLYSPLINCEVVTETGEPLGKVRDFQFNLIDGQVFSLTLAVIGYPQIPEQLISTYELSVDEIVSSGPNRIIVFEGAEERLTQLTVGVLERLGIGRPIWEKEDEEMYYAPTTPPANQLPTGTPMKPVVQTVKSRPAVVEENWNDDEWEEARPVNAPSRQKAQSMPYDEYEDDIEEDNWGQNVVEREPAPRYQSSNYDAPNKRDYDDDSLEEDMWDDDVESDYRPQRVNIPQKQRIPEYEE, from the coding sequence ATGACAAATGCAGATAATCGTTTACGCAATGAGTTTTTAAATACTCAAGTAATAACAAGAACAACAGGGAAGCGACTCGGAATAGTAAGAGAAGTATTAGTAGATATTGATCGTCGAGAAGTAGTAGCATTAGGATTAAGAGATAATCGTTTAGCGATGTCGGGTATCCCTAAATATATGTATCTTAACAGTGTTATTCAGACAGGAGATGTTATTTTAGTAGAAGATGAAAACATAATTGAAGATGTTGATATAGATCTTTATAGTCCTTTAATTAATTGTGAAGTAGTCACCGAAACAGGCGAACCTTTAGGTAAAGTAAGAGATTTTCAGTTTAACTTAATTGATGGTCAAGTTTTTTCTTTGACTCTTGCAGTGATTGGTTATCCTCAAATTCCAGAGCAATTAATCAGTACCTATGAATTATCAGTCGATGAAATCGTTAGTAGTGGACCAAATAGAATAATCGTTTTTGAAGGGGCAGAAGAACGCTTAACTCAGCTTACTGTCGGTGTTTTAGAGCGATTAGGTATCGGCAGACCAATTTGGGAAAAAGAAGACGAGGAAATGTACTATGCTCCCACAACTCCTCCCGCTAATCAATTGCCCACAGGAACTCCCATGAAACCTGTAGTACAGACAGTAAAAAGTCGTCCTGCTGTAGTAGAAGAAAATTGGAATGATGATGAATGGGAAGAAGCAAGACCTGTAAATGCACCTTCTCGTCAAAAAGCACAATCGATGCCCTATGATGAATATGAAGATGACATCGAAGAAGATAATTGGGGTCAAAATGTAGTGGAAAGAGAACCCGCTCCTCGCTATCAATCGAGTAATTATGATGCTCCAAATAAACGAGATTATGATGATGATTCTTTAGAGGAAGATATGTGGGATGATGATGTCGAGTCTGATTATCGTCCTCAAAGAGTTAATATTCCTCAAAAACAGAGAATTCCTGAATACGAAGAATAA
- a CDS encoding DUF3352 domain-containing protein has translation MKSRFPVSKIVIVIGVIFVAVVSLWLFFGKYSNYITKGGVKNNPQGVVFIPKQSPLMVSLLINPDKLGNIATLLPSNGEQKRVFKAIEQLRTKLLSQAQVDSVEDLRDWLGDEITLAVTSLDYDHNIDNGAKPGYLLVAKNKSPELAKEFLQTYYAKQAVSNTAELIFEQYKGVNLVYQRSTIVDTEIKQVAAAVVADFVLFANDLQVLKEAINNAQAVDLNLAHDLAYQKAIASLTNPKVSLAYLNLPTTSAWITNQGEISIPSVNESLTLSLALNPKGLIIHSALFGTTVEENQPPSLTKPPQTLAYIPDNSILSVVGVNLQDFWQQIKTGLDNNNPLPQLIYQGIHPLEESLQLDFAEDIFSYITGEYGLSLSIDEINQELDWLFVTEKQEELLTDKLDNIAKDRSLSVGKLPLKNNTITAWTQLITTSENNFSRLEAQVKGVHTQKDSYEILTNSVNVLSNNLSHPENNLLQSTDFQSIIQDLPDNNDGYLYLKWQLAEPYLVKKFPVIKIVELAFKPLFDNLQSLTLTSEGVENGIRRGTIFFNLVDR, from the coding sequence ATGAAATCTCGTTTCCCTGTGTCTAAAATTGTGATAGTGATAGGGGTGATTTTTGTCGCCGTAGTTAGTTTATGGTTATTTTTTGGCAAATATTCTAATTACATCACCAAAGGAGGAGTTAAAAATAATCCTCAAGGAGTAGTTTTTATTCCCAAACAGTCGCCCCTTATGGTGTCTTTATTAATCAATCCTGATAAATTAGGTAACATAGCAACCTTATTACCTTCTAATGGTGAACAAAAACGAGTTTTTAAAGCGATTGAACAATTAAGAACAAAACTACTATCTCAAGCTCAAGTGGACTCGGTGGAAGATTTACGAGATTGGTTGGGAGATGAAATTACTTTAGCCGTGACATCTTTAGATTATGATCACAATATTGATAATGGTGCTAAACCGGGATATTTGTTAGTAGCTAAAAATAAATCACCAGAATTGGCGAAAGAATTTTTACAAACTTATTATGCTAAACAGGCGGTTTCAAATACTGCTGAATTAATTTTTGAACAATATAAAGGAGTTAATTTAGTCTATCAACGTTCTACAATAGTTGATACGGAAATTAAACAAGTTGCGGCGGCAGTAGTGGCAGATTTTGTTTTATTTGCCAATGATTTACAGGTTTTAAAAGAAGCGATTAATAATGCTCAAGCTGTTGATCTTAATTTAGCTCATGATTTAGCTTATCAAAAAGCGATCGCCTCTTTAACTAATCCAAAAGTTAGTCTTGCTTATCTAAATTTACCCACTACCTCTGCATGGATTACCAATCAAGGGGAAATTTCTATTCCTTCAGTCAATGAAAGCTTAACTTTATCTTTAGCCCTTAATCCTAAAGGATTGATAATTCATTCCGCCTTATTCGGCACAACGGTAGAGGAAAATCAACCTCCTAGTTTAACAAAGCCACCACAAACCTTAGCTTACATTCCCGATAATAGTATTTTGTCAGTTGTGGGAGTCAACTTACAAGATTTTTGGCAACAAATTAAGACAGGATTAGACAATAATAACCCATTACCCCAATTAATTTATCAAGGTATTCATCCCTTAGAAGAATCTTTACAATTAGATTTTGCTGAAGATATTTTTTCTTACATAACAGGAGAATATGGTTTATCGTTATCTATTGATGAAATAAATCAAGAATTAGACTGGTTATTTGTTACGGAAAAACAAGAAGAATTATTAACGGATAAATTAGATAATATTGCTAAAGACAGAAGTTTGAGTGTTGGCAAATTACCTTTAAAAAATAATACAATTACTGCTTGGACACAATTAATTACCACCTCTGAAAATAATTTTTCACGCCTTGAAGCACAAGTCAAAGGAGTACATACACAAAAAGATTCCTATGAGATTTTAACTAATTCAGTTAATGTTTTAAGTAATAATTTAAGTCATCCCGAAAATAATTTATTACAATCTACTGATTTTCAGTCAATAATTCAAGATTTACCCGATAATAACGATGGTTATTTATATCTCAAATGGCAACTTGCAGAACCTTATCTCGTCAAAAAATTTCCTGTGATTAAAATAGTTGAATTAGCATTTAAACCTTTATTTGACAATTTACAATCTTTAACTCTTACCAGTGAAGGCGTAGAAAATGGCATTAGACGAGGTACAATTTTCTTTAATTTAGTTGATCGTTAA
- a CDS encoding aliphatic sulfonate ABC transporter substrate-binding protein — MFLFSGGLIVSLLWSVIFSDSSFANLIPNHSFSPVVSQFTLPKNTNRRVLETIGLFIGGILFAIMLDRIFYKRSNGDTQIYITKEAKKLKQLKIGYPEGMTNLEVLREQKFLEKYFEPLGVTVTWTSFLAASSLIEALSNGSIDFCGGGGTASIFSQAAEHVFVRVAREKYTAPKGQAILVLDNSPIQTLADLKGKKIAFDQGSSSHYVLIRALEKVGLRYSDIEPIYLNQPDALPKFRRGEVDAWVVWVPYTSTQTRTAYPGRCIADLETIFGDRASIEVPTLYYAIPELVRDYPDILKVILEEVNEAGTWARKRELEATQRLAEHHQIDPMIIKNLQQRSIERTIIPIDEATLTALQHQANTFRDLKLIPERINVKDGTYSLLTKQNWTY; from the coding sequence ATGTTTTTATTTAGTGGAGGATTGATTGTTAGTTTGCTCTGGAGCGTTATTTTTAGTGACTCTAGTTTTGCTAATTTGATTCCAAATCATAGTTTTTCGCCCGTTGTGAGTCAATTTACTCTACCTAAAAATACGAATCGCCGTGTATTGGAAACCATCGGCTTATTTATTGGCGGCATACTGTTTGCGATTATGCTTGATCGAATATTCTATAAGCGTTCTAATGGTGATACTCAAATTTATATAACCAAAGAAGCAAAAAAACTGAAACAACTAAAAATTGGTTATCCAGAAGGGATGACAAATTTAGAAGTGTTAAGAGAACAAAAATTTCTCGAAAAATACTTTGAACCATTGGGTGTTACCGTTACTTGGACAAGTTTTTTAGCGGCATCTTCTCTCATTGAAGCCTTGAGTAATGGTTCGATCGATTTTTGTGGTGGAGGAGGCACTGCCAGTATTTTTTCCCAAGCCGCCGAACACGTTTTTGTTAGAGTAGCACGAGAGAAATATACTGCTCCCAAAGGTCAAGCTATTTTAGTTTTAGACAATTCTCCCATTCAAACTTTGGCAGATTTAAAAGGCAAAAAAATTGCTTTTGATCAAGGTTCTAGTTCTCATTATGTTCTGATTCGTGCCTTAGAAAAAGTAGGATTACGTTATAGTGATATTGAACCTATTTATCTGAATCAACCAGATGCTTTACCAAAATTTCGTCGAGGTGAAGTAGATGCGTGGGTAGTATGGGTTCCTTATACTTCTACCCAGACTCGTACTGCTTACCCAGGTCGTTGTATTGCGGATTTAGAAACTATTTTTGGAGATCGGGCTTCTATAGAAGTTCCCACATTATATTACGCTATTCCTGAATTAGTTAGAGATTATCCTGACATTTTAAAAGTAATTTTAGAAGAAGTCAACGAAGCTGGAACTTGGGCTAGAAAACGAGAATTAGAAGCAACTCAACGATTAGCGGAGCATCATCAAATTGATCCTATGATTATCAAAAATTTACAACAACGTAGTATCGAACGGACAATTATTCCTATTGATGAAGCAACTTTAACCGCTTTACAACATCAAGCCAATACTTTTCGAGATTTAAAATTAATTCCTGAGCGCATTAATGTTAAAGATGGAACTTATAGTTTATTAACAAAACAAAATTGGACTTATTAG
- a CDS encoding cadmium resistance transporter: protein MDWLMTAIKIGLATGLATTFDDNIYLTGFFSKVNRTFRPKHVVVGELLGFTTLVCISLIGFLIGLVISPNWIGLLGFLPILIGFNNLRLILLSRDDSSKDISANLRKNAKFHGFDSRRLSLWEVLQDRKTYQISAVTISNGGNNLGIYIPLFASSSLESLIVIILCCYALVLVWLFMSYNLTRQPGIAVVLSRYAGKLFPFVLMWLGLRIILDNESYKLFLPYS from the coding sequence ATGGATTGGTTAATGACAGCCATTAAAATCGGTTTAGCAACGGGTTTAGCAACTACTTTTGATGATAATATCTATTTAACGGGCTTTTTTAGTAAGGTAAATCGGACTTTTCGCCCGAAACACGTTGTTGTAGGCGAACTATTAGGCTTTACAACCTTAGTATGTATTAGCTTAATCGGTTTTTTAATCGGTTTAGTAATTTCTCCTAATTGGATAGGTTTACTTGGATTTTTACCGATACTAATTGGGTTCAATAATTTACGTTTAATTCTTCTTAGTCGGGATGATTCTTCCAAGGATATATCAGCTAATTTAAGAAAGAATGCTAAATTTCATGGCTTTGATTCTCGTCGTTTATCTCTTTGGGAAGTGTTACAAGATCGAAAAACCTATCAAATTTCTGCTGTTACCATTTCCAACGGAGGAAATAATTTAGGTATCTATATCCCTTTATTTGCTAGTAGTAGTCTGGAAAGTTTAATCGTTATTATCCTCTGTTGTTATGCTCTTGTGCTTGTTTGGCTTTTTATGTCTTATAATCTCACTCGTCAACCCGGAATAGCCGTAGTTTTAAGTCGTTATGCCGGTAAACTGTTCCCTTTTGTATTAATGTGGTTAGGTTTACGTATTATTTTAGACAATGAATCCTATAAACTTTTTTTGCCTTATAGTTAG
- a CDS encoding rhodanese-like domain-containing protein — MIFNTIKIKIENMNHQELVELAQESKTRIQEITIDEAQKAIAEKDVIILDVRETDEYESGHLADTLHLSLGEVKEQIHNVIKDKSTKIICYCGGGNRSALATDTLNQLGYENVVSLMGGITAWENSGKEVIRN, encoded by the coding sequence ATGATTTTTAATACAATTAAAATAAAAATTGAAAACATGAATCATCAAGAATTAGTAGAATTAGCCCAAGAGTCAAAAACCCGTATTCAAGAAATTACCATCGATGAAGCTCAAAAAGCGATCGCAGAAAAAGATGTAATTATTTTGGATGTAAGAGAAACCGATGAGTATGAAAGTGGACATTTAGCGGATACCCTTCATCTGAGTTTAGGAGAAGTGAAAGAGCAAATTCACAACGTAATTAAGGATAAATCTACAAAAATAATTTGTTATTGTGGTGGTGGTAATCGTAGTGCTTTAGCAACAGATACTTTGAATCAATTAGGTTATGAAAATGTAGTTTCTTTAATGGGGGGTATTACTGCTTGGGAAAATAGTGGCAAAGAAGTAATTAGAAATTAG
- a CDS encoding MgtC/SapB family protein gives MEWTDFALRIIVAFLLGSALGFERQWRQRMAGLRTSTLVATGSALFVIFSVLTPKDASPTRIAAQVVSGIGFLAGGVILREGLTVKGLNTAATIWCSAAIGSLAGGGYISQAFMGAIAVLLSNTVLRPIAHRINAQSLQGTERQLAYQFSLVCQRKQEIHVRALLLQSLTSGSITLRSLQSEDFADTTDKVKLEAEMLTQTKDDQLLEQIASRLSLQRGVVSVSWRLLEEEFG, from the coding sequence GGAGTGGACAGATTTTGCACTGAGAATAATTGTTGCATTTTTATTAGGTTCAGCTTTAGGATTTGAACGTCAATGGCGACAACGTATGGCAGGATTGCGTACTAGCACTTTAGTAGCCACTGGATCAGCACTTTTTGTCATTTTTTCTGTACTAACTCCGAAGGATGCTAGTCCTACCCGTATCGCAGCTCAAGTTGTTTCTGGGATAGGTTTTTTAGCAGGTGGTGTTATCTTAAGAGAAGGTTTAACCGTTAAAGGATTAAATACGGCTGCAACTATTTGGTGTTCTGCTGCTATTGGTTCTTTGGCTGGAGGAGGTTATATCAGTCAAGCTTTTATGGGTGCGATCGCTGTACTTCTTTCTAATACTGTTTTACGACCGATCGCCCATCGTATCAATGCACAATCTTTACAAGGCACAGAAAGACAATTAGCTTATCAATTTTCTTTAGTGTGTCAACGAAAACAGGAAATTCATGTTCGCGCATTATTATTACAATCTCTTACGTCGGGAAGTATCACATTACGTTCTTTACAAAGTGAGGATTTTGCGGATACTACCGATAAAGTAAAATTAGAAGCGGAAATGCTAACCCAAACCAAAGATGATCAACTTTTAGAACAAATTGCCAGTAGATTAAGTTTACAAAGGGGAGTTGTATCGGTTAGTTGGCGTTTGTTAGAAGAAGAATTTGGCTAA